In a single window of the Gossypium hirsutum isolate 1008001.06 chromosome D02, Gossypium_hirsutum_v2.1, whole genome shotgun sequence genome:
- the LOC107909613 gene encoding zinc finger MYND domain-containing protein 15, with amino-acid sequence MECAGKGSGTRCLGPARKRCGRCGAVSYCSASHQISHWKVHREECERLEQQMKNLDLLNDFPFTFSQESTVQISEKQETRCSFLRKRGIHQVGLWVCECRCGASVTSFGNSRLESDTWNLPNILCPCRGPSSPIAKALCSWKDYYEWRCIPFQSPVSLLLHWPLTVYHSIQLAGLGSLTSEISKLCIHYLGPEKELLQLAVFGELRALFPGVFVQIELIGPAVPHHRDGDKIDLHSYAHCIEQDCDCRYKNENTSCSICHTSSAVTLQLHRGYYHERFLDISEDSHPHLVIAPNAGIAAYASWLPTIELIKEINVPAVFSDYCEEACNLAACCINAVTNQPPRLPIQLNPFRQPMVVEDSPLHLPCYSNCFLFAM; translated from the exons ATGGAGTGTGCCGGGAAGGGGAGTGGAACTCGGTGCTTAGGCCCCGCTAGAAAGCGTTGCGGTCGCTGTGGAGCCGTTTCTTATTGCTCTGCTTCTCATCAG ATTTCTCACTGGAAGGTGCATAGAGAAGAGTGTGAAAGGTTAGAGCAGCAAATGAAGAACTTAGATTTGTTGAATGATTTTCCTTTTACGTTTTCCCAAGAATCTACGGTTCAG ATTAGTGAAAAGCAAGAGACCAGGTGTTCCTTCTTGAGAAAGAGGGGCATTCATCAAGTAGGGTTGTGGGTTTGTGAATGCCGTTGTGGTGCATCGGTTACATCCTTTGGTAATTCCAG GCTTGAAAGTGATACCTGGAATCTCCCAAATATCTTGTGCCCATGTCGTG GGCCTTCATCTCCAATAGCAAAAGCATTGTGCAGTTGGAAGGATTACTATGAATGGAGGTGCATACCATTCCAATCACCTGTTTCTTTGCTGCTCCACTGG CCACTTACAGTGTATCATTCAATACAACTTGCTGGATTGGGAAGCTTGACCTCTGAAATCAGTAAACTGTGCATACACTATCTTG GACCTGAGAAGGAGCTCCTTCAACTTGCTGTCTTTGGAGAATTACGTGCACTCTTTCCTGGGGTTTTTGTTCAAATTGAGCTTATTGGACCTGCAGTTCCACATCATAG GGATGGTGATAAGATTGATCTACACAGCTATGCTCATTGCATTGAGCAAGATTGTGATTGCAGATACAAAAATGAGAACACCAGCTGCAGTATATGTCATACATCTTCTGCAGTGACACTGCAACTACATAGAGGATATTATCATGAACGTTTCTTAGATATATCTGAG GATTCCCACCCACACTTAGTTATTGCTCCAAATGCTGGCATTGCAGCTTATGCAAGTTGGTTGCCCACTATA GAGCTAATAAAGGAGATAAATGTCCCTGCAGTATTTTCTGATTATTGTGAAGAAGCTTGTAATCTTGCAGCTTGCTGCATAAATGCTGTTACAAACCAGCCTCCCAGGCTTCCT ATTCAGTTAAATCCATTCAGGCAGCCAATGGTGGTGGAAGACAGTCCACTGCATCTTCCTTGCTATTCCAATTGCTTCCTATTTGCCATGTGA